In Ursus arctos isolate Adak ecotype North America unplaced genomic scaffold, UrsArc2.0 scaffold_3, whole genome shotgun sequence, one DNA window encodes the following:
- the CBLL1 gene encoding E3 ubiquitin-protein ligase Hakai isoform X1, translating into MKAAATTTPGDQELELDNELQGTNSSGSLGGLDVRRRIPIKLISKQGNKAKTAPRTPRTINRMPAKAPPGDEEGFDYNEEERYDCKGGELFGNQRRFPGHLFWDFQINILGEKDDTPVHFCDKCGLPIKIYGRMIPCKHVFCYDCAILHEKKGDKMCPGCSDPVQRIEQCTRGSLFMCSIVQGCKRTYLSQRDLQAHINHRHMRAGKPVTRASLENVHPPIAPPPAEIPDRFIMPPDKHHMSHIPPKQHIMMPPPPLQHVPHEHYNQPHEDIRAPPAELAMAPPPPRSVSQETFRISTRKHSNLITVPIQDDSNSGAREPPPPAPAPAHHHPEYQGQPVVSHPHHIMPPQQHYAPPPPPPPPISHPMPHPPQAAGTPHLVYSQAPPPPMTSAPPPITPPPGHIIAQMPPYMNHPPPGPPPPQHGGPPVTAPPPHHYNPNSLPQFTEDQGTLSPPFTQPGGMSPGIWPAPRGPPPPPRMQGPPSQTPLPGPHHPDQTRYRPYYQ; encoded by the exons ATGAAGGCAGCCGCAACCACAACCCCCGGGGACCAAGAACTGGAACTAG ATAATGAGTTACAAGGCACTAATAGTTCTGGATCATTGGGTGGTCTTGATGTTAGAAGACGAATTCCTATAAAGCTCATCTCCAAACAAGGGAACAAAGCCAAAACTGCACCTCGAACTCCAAGGACTATAAACAGGATGCCTGCAAAGGCTCCACCTGGTGATGAAG aAGGATTTGATTATAATGAAGAAGAACGGTATGACTGTAAAGGGGGCGAACTGTTTGGAAATCAGCGAAGATTTCCTGGACACCTTTTTTGGGACTTCCAg ATAAATATCTTAGGTGAAAAGGATGATACACCAGTTCATTTCTGTGACAAATGTGGATTACCTATTAAAATCTATGGGCGAATG ATTCCATGCAAGCATGTTTTTTGCTATGACTGTGctattttacatgaaaaaaaaggagataagaTGTGTCCAGG CTGTAGTGATCCTGTGCAGCGAATCGAGCAGTGTACACGAGGTTCTCTCTTCATGTGTAGCATTGTTCAAGGGTGCAAGAGAACGTACTTGTCTCAGAGAGACTTACAGGCTCATATCAACCACCGCCATATGAGAGCTGGAAAACCTGTTACCCGTGCTTCACTTGAAAATGTTCATCCTCCTATTGCCCCACCACCCGCCGAAATCCCCGATCGTTTTATAATGCCGCCAGACAAGCACCATATGAGCCATATTCCGCCAAAGCAGCACATCATGATGCCACCACCTCCTTTGCAACACGTGCCACACGAGCACTATAATCAGCCACACGAGGATATCCGTGCTCCTCCTGCAGAGCTGGCCATGGCTCCGCCTCCACCTCGTTCGGTCAGTCAGGAAACCTTTCGTATCTCCACAAGAAAACACAGCAATTTGATAACTGTCCCTATTCAGGATGACTCAAATTCAGGTGCTAGAGAACCACCACCTCCTGCCCCAGCACCTGCTCACCACCATCCTGAATATCAGGGTCAACCAGTGGTCTCGCACCCTCATCATATTATGCCTCCACAGCAACATTAtgcaccacccccacctcctccaccaccaATAAGCCATCCAATGCCACATCCTCCCCAGGCCGCAGGCACTCCTCACTTGGTTTACAGCCAAGCTCCACCTCCACCAATGACCTCTGCTCCACCACCAATCACCCCTCCCCCTGGACATATTATTGCCCAGATGCCACCTTATATGAATCATCCTCCTCCAGGACCTCCCCCACCGCAGCATGGTGGTCCACCTGTAACTGCACCCCCTCCTCACCATTACAATCCTAACTCTTTACCCCAGTTCACTGAAGATCAAGGAACTCTGAGCCCTCCATTTACACAACCAGGGGGAATGAGTCCTGGTATATGGCCTGCACCAAGAgggccacctcctcctccacGAATGCAGGGTCCGCCTTCTCAAACCCCACTTCCTGGACCACATCATCCAGATCAGACAAGATATAGACCGTATTACCAATGA
- the CBLL1 gene encoding E3 ubiquitin-protein ligase Hakai isoform X5 gives MPAKAPPGDEEGFDYNEEERYDCKGGELFGNQRRFPGHLFWDFQINILGEKDDTPVHFCDKCGLPIKIYGRMIPCKHVFCYDCAILHEKKGDKMCPGCSDPVQRIEQCTRGSLFMCSIVQGCKRTYLSQRDLQAHINHRHMRAGKPVTRASLENVHPPIAPPPAEIPDRFIMPPDKHHMSHIPPKQHIMMPPPPLQHVPHEHYNQPHEDIRAPPAELAMAPPPPRSVSQETFRISTRKHSNLITVPIQDDSNSGAREPPPPAPAPAHHHPEYQGQPVVSHPHHIMPPQQHYAPPPPPPPPISHPMPHPPQAAGTPHLVYSQAPPPPMTSAPPPITPPPGHIIAQMPPYMNHPPPGPPPPQHGGPPVTAPPPHHYNPNSLPQFTEDQGTLSPPFTQPGGMSPGIWPAPRGPPPPPRMQGPPSQTPLPGPHHPDQTRYRPYYQ, from the exons ATGCCTGCAAAGGCTCCACCTGGTGATGAAG aAGGATTTGATTATAATGAAGAAGAACGGTATGACTGTAAAGGGGGCGAACTGTTTGGAAATCAGCGAAGATTTCCTGGACACCTTTTTTGGGACTTCCAg ATAAATATCTTAGGTGAAAAGGATGATACACCAGTTCATTTCTGTGACAAATGTGGATTACCTATTAAAATCTATGGGCGAATG ATTCCATGCAAGCATGTTTTTTGCTATGACTGTGctattttacatgaaaaaaaaggagataagaTGTGTCCAGG CTGTAGTGATCCTGTGCAGCGAATCGAGCAGTGTACACGAGGTTCTCTCTTCATGTGTAGCATTGTTCAAGGGTGCAAGAGAACGTACTTGTCTCAGAGAGACTTACAGGCTCATATCAACCACCGCCATATGAGAGCTGGAAAACCTGTTACCCGTGCTTCACTTGAAAATGTTCATCCTCCTATTGCCCCACCACCCGCCGAAATCCCCGATCGTTTTATAATGCCGCCAGACAAGCACCATATGAGCCATATTCCGCCAAAGCAGCACATCATGATGCCACCACCTCCTTTGCAACACGTGCCACACGAGCACTATAATCAGCCACACGAGGATATCCGTGCTCCTCCTGCAGAGCTGGCCATGGCTCCGCCTCCACCTCGTTCGGTCAGTCAGGAAACCTTTCGTATCTCCACAAGAAAACACAGCAATTTGATAACTGTCCCTATTCAGGATGACTCAAATTCAGGTGCTAGAGAACCACCACCTCCTGCCCCAGCACCTGCTCACCACCATCCTGAATATCAGGGTCAACCAGTGGTCTCGCACCCTCATCATATTATGCCTCCACAGCAACATTAtgcaccacccccacctcctccaccaccaATAAGCCATCCAATGCCACATCCTCCCCAGGCCGCAGGCACTCCTCACTTGGTTTACAGCCAAGCTCCACCTCCACCAATGACCTCTGCTCCACCACCAATCACCCCTCCCCCTGGACATATTATTGCCCAGATGCCACCTTATATGAATCATCCTCCTCCAGGACCTCCCCCACCGCAGCATGGTGGTCCACCTGTAACTGCACCCCCTCCTCACCATTACAATCCTAACTCTTTACCCCAGTTCACTGAAGATCAAGGAACTCTGAGCCCTCCATTTACACAACCAGGGGGAATGAGTCCTGGTATATGGCCTGCACCAAGAgggccacctcctcctccacGAATGCAGGGTCCGCCTTCTCAAACCCCACTTCCTGGACCACATCATCCAGATCAGACAAGATATAGACCGTATTACCAATGA
- the CBLL1 gene encoding E3 ubiquitin-protein ligase Hakai isoform X2, which translates to MKAAATTTPGDQELELDNELQGTNSSGSLGGLDVRRRIPIKLISKQGNKAKTAPRTPRTINRMPAKAPPGDEGFDYNEEERYDCKGGELFGNQRRFPGHLFWDFQINILGEKDDTPVHFCDKCGLPIKIYGRMIPCKHVFCYDCAILHEKKGDKMCPGCSDPVQRIEQCTRGSLFMCSIVQGCKRTYLSQRDLQAHINHRHMRAGKPVTRASLENVHPPIAPPPAEIPDRFIMPPDKHHMSHIPPKQHIMMPPPPLQHVPHEHYNQPHEDIRAPPAELAMAPPPPRSVSQETFRISTRKHSNLITVPIQDDSNSGAREPPPPAPAPAHHHPEYQGQPVVSHPHHIMPPQQHYAPPPPPPPPISHPMPHPPQAAGTPHLVYSQAPPPPMTSAPPPITPPPGHIIAQMPPYMNHPPPGPPPPQHGGPPVTAPPPHHYNPNSLPQFTEDQGTLSPPFTQPGGMSPGIWPAPRGPPPPPRMQGPPSQTPLPGPHHPDQTRYRPYYQ; encoded by the exons ATGAAGGCAGCCGCAACCACAACCCCCGGGGACCAAGAACTGGAACTAG ATAATGAGTTACAAGGCACTAATAGTTCTGGATCATTGGGTGGTCTTGATGTTAGAAGACGAATTCCTATAAAGCTCATCTCCAAACAAGGGAACAAAGCCAAAACTGCACCTCGAACTCCAAGGACTATAAACAGGATGCCTGCAAAGGCTCCACCTGGTGATGAAG GATTTGATTATAATGAAGAAGAACGGTATGACTGTAAAGGGGGCGAACTGTTTGGAAATCAGCGAAGATTTCCTGGACACCTTTTTTGGGACTTCCAg ATAAATATCTTAGGTGAAAAGGATGATACACCAGTTCATTTCTGTGACAAATGTGGATTACCTATTAAAATCTATGGGCGAATG ATTCCATGCAAGCATGTTTTTTGCTATGACTGTGctattttacatgaaaaaaaaggagataagaTGTGTCCAGG CTGTAGTGATCCTGTGCAGCGAATCGAGCAGTGTACACGAGGTTCTCTCTTCATGTGTAGCATTGTTCAAGGGTGCAAGAGAACGTACTTGTCTCAGAGAGACTTACAGGCTCATATCAACCACCGCCATATGAGAGCTGGAAAACCTGTTACCCGTGCTTCACTTGAAAATGTTCATCCTCCTATTGCCCCACCACCCGCCGAAATCCCCGATCGTTTTATAATGCCGCCAGACAAGCACCATATGAGCCATATTCCGCCAAAGCAGCACATCATGATGCCACCACCTCCTTTGCAACACGTGCCACACGAGCACTATAATCAGCCACACGAGGATATCCGTGCTCCTCCTGCAGAGCTGGCCATGGCTCCGCCTCCACCTCGTTCGGTCAGTCAGGAAACCTTTCGTATCTCCACAAGAAAACACAGCAATTTGATAACTGTCCCTATTCAGGATGACTCAAATTCAGGTGCTAGAGAACCACCACCTCCTGCCCCAGCACCTGCTCACCACCATCCTGAATATCAGGGTCAACCAGTGGTCTCGCACCCTCATCATATTATGCCTCCACAGCAACATTAtgcaccacccccacctcctccaccaccaATAAGCCATCCAATGCCACATCCTCCCCAGGCCGCAGGCACTCCTCACTTGGTTTACAGCCAAGCTCCACCTCCACCAATGACCTCTGCTCCACCACCAATCACCCCTCCCCCTGGACATATTATTGCCCAGATGCCACCTTATATGAATCATCCTCCTCCAGGACCTCCCCCACCGCAGCATGGTGGTCCACCTGTAACTGCACCCCCTCCTCACCATTACAATCCTAACTCTTTACCCCAGTTCACTGAAGATCAAGGAACTCTGAGCCCTCCATTTACACAACCAGGGGGAATGAGTCCTGGTATATGGCCTGCACCAAGAgggccacctcctcctccacGAATGCAGGGTCCGCCTTCTCAAACCCCACTTCCTGGACCACATCATCCAGATCAGACAAGATATAGACCGTATTACCAATGA
- the CBLL1 gene encoding E3 ubiquitin-protein ligase Hakai isoform X4 has translation MDHTDNELQGTNSSGSLGGLDVRRRIPIKLISKQGNKAKTAPRTPRTINRMPAKAPPGDEGFDYNEEERYDCKGGELFGNQRRFPGHLFWDFQINILGEKDDTPVHFCDKCGLPIKIYGRMIPCKHVFCYDCAILHEKKGDKMCPGCSDPVQRIEQCTRGSLFMCSIVQGCKRTYLSQRDLQAHINHRHMRAGKPVTRASLENVHPPIAPPPAEIPDRFIMPPDKHHMSHIPPKQHIMMPPPPLQHVPHEHYNQPHEDIRAPPAELAMAPPPPRSVSQETFRISTRKHSNLITVPIQDDSNSGAREPPPPAPAPAHHHPEYQGQPVVSHPHHIMPPQQHYAPPPPPPPPISHPMPHPPQAAGTPHLVYSQAPPPPMTSAPPPITPPPGHIIAQMPPYMNHPPPGPPPPQHGGPPVTAPPPHHYNPNSLPQFTEDQGTLSPPFTQPGGMSPGIWPAPRGPPPPPRMQGPPSQTPLPGPHHPDQTRYRPYYQ, from the exons ATGGATCACACTG ATAATGAGTTACAAGGCACTAATAGTTCTGGATCATTGGGTGGTCTTGATGTTAGAAGACGAATTCCTATAAAGCTCATCTCCAAACAAGGGAACAAAGCCAAAACTGCACCTCGAACTCCAAGGACTATAAACAGGATGCCTGCAAAGGCTCCACCTGGTGATGAAG GATTTGATTATAATGAAGAAGAACGGTATGACTGTAAAGGGGGCGAACTGTTTGGAAATCAGCGAAGATTTCCTGGACACCTTTTTTGGGACTTCCAg ATAAATATCTTAGGTGAAAAGGATGATACACCAGTTCATTTCTGTGACAAATGTGGATTACCTATTAAAATCTATGGGCGAATG ATTCCATGCAAGCATGTTTTTTGCTATGACTGTGctattttacatgaaaaaaaaggagataagaTGTGTCCAGG CTGTAGTGATCCTGTGCAGCGAATCGAGCAGTGTACACGAGGTTCTCTCTTCATGTGTAGCATTGTTCAAGGGTGCAAGAGAACGTACTTGTCTCAGAGAGACTTACAGGCTCATATCAACCACCGCCATATGAGAGCTGGAAAACCTGTTACCCGTGCTTCACTTGAAAATGTTCATCCTCCTATTGCCCCACCACCCGCCGAAATCCCCGATCGTTTTATAATGCCGCCAGACAAGCACCATATGAGCCATATTCCGCCAAAGCAGCACATCATGATGCCACCACCTCCTTTGCAACACGTGCCACACGAGCACTATAATCAGCCACACGAGGATATCCGTGCTCCTCCTGCAGAGCTGGCCATGGCTCCGCCTCCACCTCGTTCGGTCAGTCAGGAAACCTTTCGTATCTCCACAAGAAAACACAGCAATTTGATAACTGTCCCTATTCAGGATGACTCAAATTCAGGTGCTAGAGAACCACCACCTCCTGCCCCAGCACCTGCTCACCACCATCCTGAATATCAGGGTCAACCAGTGGTCTCGCACCCTCATCATATTATGCCTCCACAGCAACATTAtgcaccacccccacctcctccaccaccaATAAGCCATCCAATGCCACATCCTCCCCAGGCCGCAGGCACTCCTCACTTGGTTTACAGCCAAGCTCCACCTCCACCAATGACCTCTGCTCCACCACCAATCACCCCTCCCCCTGGACATATTATTGCCCAGATGCCACCTTATATGAATCATCCTCCTCCAGGACCTCCCCCACCGCAGCATGGTGGTCCACCTGTAACTGCACCCCCTCCTCACCATTACAATCCTAACTCTTTACCCCAGTTCACTGAAGATCAAGGAACTCTGAGCCCTCCATTTACACAACCAGGGGGAATGAGTCCTGGTATATGGCCTGCACCAAGAgggccacctcctcctccacGAATGCAGGGTCCGCCTTCTCAAACCCCACTTCCTGGACCACATCATCCAGATCAGACAAGATATAGACCGTATTACCAATGA
- the CBLL1 gene encoding E3 ubiquitin-protein ligase Hakai isoform X3: MDHTDNELQGTNSSGSLGGLDVRRRIPIKLISKQGNKAKTAPRTPRTINRMPAKAPPGDEEGFDYNEEERYDCKGGELFGNQRRFPGHLFWDFQINILGEKDDTPVHFCDKCGLPIKIYGRMIPCKHVFCYDCAILHEKKGDKMCPGCSDPVQRIEQCTRGSLFMCSIVQGCKRTYLSQRDLQAHINHRHMRAGKPVTRASLENVHPPIAPPPAEIPDRFIMPPDKHHMSHIPPKQHIMMPPPPLQHVPHEHYNQPHEDIRAPPAELAMAPPPPRSVSQETFRISTRKHSNLITVPIQDDSNSGAREPPPPAPAPAHHHPEYQGQPVVSHPHHIMPPQQHYAPPPPPPPPISHPMPHPPQAAGTPHLVYSQAPPPPMTSAPPPITPPPGHIIAQMPPYMNHPPPGPPPPQHGGPPVTAPPPHHYNPNSLPQFTEDQGTLSPPFTQPGGMSPGIWPAPRGPPPPPRMQGPPSQTPLPGPHHPDQTRYRPYYQ; this comes from the exons ATGGATCACACTG ATAATGAGTTACAAGGCACTAATAGTTCTGGATCATTGGGTGGTCTTGATGTTAGAAGACGAATTCCTATAAAGCTCATCTCCAAACAAGGGAACAAAGCCAAAACTGCACCTCGAACTCCAAGGACTATAAACAGGATGCCTGCAAAGGCTCCACCTGGTGATGAAG aAGGATTTGATTATAATGAAGAAGAACGGTATGACTGTAAAGGGGGCGAACTGTTTGGAAATCAGCGAAGATTTCCTGGACACCTTTTTTGGGACTTCCAg ATAAATATCTTAGGTGAAAAGGATGATACACCAGTTCATTTCTGTGACAAATGTGGATTACCTATTAAAATCTATGGGCGAATG ATTCCATGCAAGCATGTTTTTTGCTATGACTGTGctattttacatgaaaaaaaaggagataagaTGTGTCCAGG CTGTAGTGATCCTGTGCAGCGAATCGAGCAGTGTACACGAGGTTCTCTCTTCATGTGTAGCATTGTTCAAGGGTGCAAGAGAACGTACTTGTCTCAGAGAGACTTACAGGCTCATATCAACCACCGCCATATGAGAGCTGGAAAACCTGTTACCCGTGCTTCACTTGAAAATGTTCATCCTCCTATTGCCCCACCACCCGCCGAAATCCCCGATCGTTTTATAATGCCGCCAGACAAGCACCATATGAGCCATATTCCGCCAAAGCAGCACATCATGATGCCACCACCTCCTTTGCAACACGTGCCACACGAGCACTATAATCAGCCACACGAGGATATCCGTGCTCCTCCTGCAGAGCTGGCCATGGCTCCGCCTCCACCTCGTTCGGTCAGTCAGGAAACCTTTCGTATCTCCACAAGAAAACACAGCAATTTGATAACTGTCCCTATTCAGGATGACTCAAATTCAGGTGCTAGAGAACCACCACCTCCTGCCCCAGCACCTGCTCACCACCATCCTGAATATCAGGGTCAACCAGTGGTCTCGCACCCTCATCATATTATGCCTCCACAGCAACATTAtgcaccacccccacctcctccaccaccaATAAGCCATCCAATGCCACATCCTCCCCAGGCCGCAGGCACTCCTCACTTGGTTTACAGCCAAGCTCCACCTCCACCAATGACCTCTGCTCCACCACCAATCACCCCTCCCCCTGGACATATTATTGCCCAGATGCCACCTTATATGAATCATCCTCCTCCAGGACCTCCCCCACCGCAGCATGGTGGTCCACCTGTAACTGCACCCCCTCCTCACCATTACAATCCTAACTCTTTACCCCAGTTCACTGAAGATCAAGGAACTCTGAGCCCTCCATTTACACAACCAGGGGGAATGAGTCCTGGTATATGGCCTGCACCAAGAgggccacctcctcctccacGAATGCAGGGTCCGCCTTCTCAAACCCCACTTCCTGGACCACATCATCCAGATCAGACAAGATATAGACCGTATTACCAATGA